A DNA window from Maribellus comscasis contains the following coding sequences:
- a CDS encoding nitrilase family protein — protein MKVAVAQFQPKDGDKTYNLSVIRKLAEKAKSKGADVVSFHEMSVTAYTFTKDLSLKQITDLAEEVPNGKSTRELITISKELEIPVLAGLVEKSGSKIYNTYICVTGEGLVAKYRKIHPFISKHMSAGNEYCVFDLLGWKCGILICYDNNVIENVRATSLLGAELIFAPHVTGCTPSAMPHRGYVEDKYWQNRENDPVSLRMEFDGPKGRRWLMRWLPARAYDNGVYYAFTNPIGYDGEHLKNGNSMIIDPFGEVLTEIKSFEDDITISKITKEKIELSGGWRYTNARRPELYRDIIGRNHDSDTTPVWMKEKK, from the coding sequence ATGAAAGTAGCAGTAGCCCAATTTCAACCGAAAGACGGAGATAAAACATATAATTTGTCTGTAATCCGTAAGCTTGCAGAAAAGGCAAAATCTAAAGGAGCCGATGTGGTTAGTTTTCACGAAATGTCAGTTACGGCTTACACTTTTACCAAAGATTTAAGCCTGAAACAGATAACTGACCTGGCGGAGGAGGTACCAAACGGAAAAAGTACCAGGGAATTAATAACGATTTCCAAAGAATTGGAGATTCCGGTTTTGGCGGGTCTGGTGGAAAAATCGGGCAGTAAAATATACAACACCTATATCTGTGTTACAGGAGAAGGATTGGTCGCAAAATATAGAAAAATACATCCGTTTATCAGCAAGCATATGTCGGCCGGAAACGAATATTGCGTGTTCGACCTGCTTGGTTGGAAATGCGGAATTTTGATTTGTTATGACAATAATGTGATAGAAAATGTTCGGGCAACAAGCCTCCTGGGAGCGGAATTAATTTTTGCCCCGCACGTTACGGGCTGTACACCATCCGCAATGCCACACCGGGGTTATGTCGAAGATAAATATTGGCAGAACCGGGAAAACGATCCTGTTTCATTACGAATGGAATTTGACGGGCCTAAGGGCAGGCGCTGGCTGATGCGTTGGCTGCCCGCCAGGGCTTACGATAACGGAGTGTATTATGCGTTTACAAACCCGATTGGTTATGACGGCGAACATCTGAAAAATGGCAATTCGATGATCATCGATCCATTTGGCGAAGTTTTAACTGAAATAAAATCCTTTGAAGACGACATTACGATTTCAAAAATTACAAAAGAAAAAATTGAACTTTCGGGAGGTTGGAGATATACGAATGCCCGGCGCCCTGAACTGTATAGAGACATCATTGGGAGAAACCACGATTCGGACACAACTCCGGTGTGGATGAAGGAAAAAAAATGA
- a CDS encoding WD40/YVTN/BNR-like repeat-containing protein, with amino-acid sequence MRNFILLFLVTILISCNAQTKEGNKKVADKNDSSRPSFNSPKVTSEGIVYFSFNNGLSWENKSEGLPDSVSFGLGAIAASDHSLGITTKEKGVYFFDFQKDLWVGIPTDKKIIESNPGALCFFKEQIVVGTQKGGVFFTADQGKSWININSGLTSLSIRKLVQIGDKLYTGTNAGLFSYNETGNHWELEYGNNTMQVNGITESEGNIYIGSNQGAFTTPKDNKAWTQILANHSLHNISSDENIVYAMVYNELLSSTDKGLTWKNVQKGLPAELYTFNVVKNGNSVFAGQWDGVYKREMADENWKSYSSGLPEKLAITNMKSYNGIIVASGSERGLKKGMNTDRLPGIE; translated from the coding sequence ATGAGAAATTTTATATTATTATTTCTGGTGACGATCCTGATTTCCTGCAATGCGCAAACAAAAGAAGGAAATAAAAAAGTAGCGGATAAGAATGATAGTTCACGACCTTCTTTCAATAGTCCCAAAGTTACAAGTGAAGGGATTGTTTATTTTTCATTTAATAATGGTTTAAGCTGGGAAAATAAAAGTGAAGGATTGCCGGATTCTGTTAGTTTCGGATTGGGTGCGATCGCCGCTTCCGACCACTCACTTGGAATTACTACAAAAGAAAAGGGGGTTTATTTTTTTGATTTTCAGAAAGACCTTTGGGTTGGTATTCCCACGGACAAAAAAATAATTGAAAGTAATCCCGGTGCGCTGTGTTTTTTTAAGGAACAAATAGTTGTTGGAACACAAAAAGGTGGTGTTTTTTTCACTGCTGACCAGGGAAAAAGCTGGATAAATATAAACTCAGGTCTTACCAGCTTATCCATTCGTAAACTTGTTCAAATTGGCGACAAGTTGTATACCGGTACCAATGCCGGGTTATTTTCTTACAATGAAACCGGTAATCATTGGGAATTGGAATATGGTAACAATACAATGCAGGTTAACGGGATAACTGAATCTGAGGGGAACATTTATATTGGCTCAAACCAGGGAGCATTTACTACACCGAAAGACAACAAAGCTTGGACACAAATTTTAGCCAACCATAGCCTCCACAATATTAGTTCAGACGAGAATATTGTTTATGCCATGGTATATAACGAACTGCTTTCTTCAACAGACAAAGGCTTAACATGGAAAAATGTTCAAAAAGGGTTACCTGCAGAACTTTATACTTTTAATGTGGTAAAAAATGGTAATTCCGTTTTTGCGGGACAATGGGACGGGGTGTATAAAAGAGAAATGGCAGATGAAAACTGGAAATCATACAGTTCAGGGCTGCCGGAGAAACTAGCAATAACAAATATGAAATCATATAACGGAATTATCGTAGCAAGTGGCAGTGAAAGAGGATTAAAAAAGGGAATGAATACAGATCGTTTACCGGGTATCGAGTAA
- a CDS encoding PhzF family isomerase yields the protein MVRCTVLCVLVKILGKFETDMKEFKIYQIDSFTKERFKGNPAGVVINADGLSDNQMQKIARELNNSETAFLFSPDSKDCDGVIRYFTPQIEVPTCGHATIAAMYAKALEEHLDSCILRIKTKIGILPFEIVKENGDYKVIMTQGRFELSPTFNSETTNKLIAALGLAKSDLDNKCPVQIASTGHSKVMIGIKDREKLNDLSPDFNDLASLSKSINCNGYFVFTFDSDIPEVLTYGRMFAPAVGINEDPVTGNANGPLGGYLIQNRIVEYADNKFEFNGCQGERIDRMGKVNVKVKIENTLPVLIQIMGDAVEVFQTEIKIG from the coding sequence ATGGTCAGATGTACAGTGTTGTGCGTATTGGTGAAAATACTTGGTAAGTTTGAAACAGATATGAAAGAATTTAAAATATATCAAATCGATTCGTTTACAAAAGAAAGATTTAAAGGAAATCCGGCAGGAGTAGTAATTAATGCTGATGGATTGAGTGACAATCAAATGCAAAAAATTGCGAGAGAACTAAACAATTCTGAAACTGCGTTTTTATTTTCACCTGACAGCAAGGATTGTGATGGTGTAATAAGATATTTTACACCTCAAATTGAAGTTCCCACCTGTGGACATGCCACGATAGCAGCAATGTATGCGAAAGCACTTGAAGAACATTTAGATTCTTGTATTTTAAGGATTAAAACCAAGATTGGAATACTTCCTTTTGAAATAGTTAAAGAAAATGGAGATTATAAAGTTATTATGACTCAGGGGAGATTTGAACTTAGTCCAACATTTAATTCAGAAACAACCAATAAACTGATTGCAGCTTTGGGATTAGCAAAATCAGATTTGGATAACAAATGTCCGGTTCAAATCGCATCTACCGGACACTCAAAAGTAATGATTGGAATTAAGGACAGGGAAAAACTGAATGATTTAAGTCCAGATTTCAATGATTTAGCAAGTTTGAGTAAATCAATTAATTGCAACGGATATTTTGTTTTTACATTTGATTCTGATATCCCGGAAGTATTAACTTATGGACGAATGTTTGCCCCCGCTGTTGGAATTAACGAAGACCCTGTGACTGGTAACGCAAACGGGCCATTGGGAGGTTATTTAATACAAAACAGAATTGTTGAGTACGCTGACAATAAATTTGAATTTAACGGTTGTCAGGGCGAAAGAATAGACAGAATGGGAAAAGTTAATGTAAAGGTCAAAATTGAAAATACATTGCCAGTGTTGATTCAGATAATGGGAGATGCAGTAGAAGTATTTCAAACTGAGATTAAAATAGGATAA
- a CDS encoding TlpA family protein disulfide reductase: protein MKKTNLIIFLFVLLISCSNQDAQKQVIISGNADIADATGLVISNKTDTFKIDIDSAHVFHDTILADRGYYTLSINERNFRIYLKPGFQIDIKIGNSIEFKGEGSIENSYLIANNVLVDKLKEVDNYKYYAKRKEEPFLLLMDSIFQTRLNLLNEIENKVCHEFEYLEKSKLKYEYQRKKALYETGRQIVVGDNDFTVSENYYANLFKDINVNDSILINVNDYIRFVSSYLWQETNSIVGDNDSIDFYLTYMHVLNKKIEAKNLKERLSYDVGSIKLARTKALDPVYELVLQNLSNEKYLKRVQTQYNTLKRIEKGAMSPDFQFEDVHGNMVELKDLRGKIVYIDIWSTGCGPCMAEIPYQKRLEEYCKGKNIYLVGINILDDAEHWKKTVTEKKLGGIQLHTSDERDKFFTDYVVRGIPRYILVDENGRIIDSSAKRPSDEKLIEQLDKIM from the coding sequence ATGAAAAAAACAAATCTTATAATATTCCTGTTTGTACTACTCATTTCTTGTAGTAACCAAGATGCTCAGAAACAAGTAATAATTTCAGGCAATGCAGATATTGCTGATGCTACAGGTCTTGTTATTAGCAATAAAACAGACACTTTTAAAATTGACATCGACAGTGCGCATGTATTCCACGATACAATATTAGCTGACCGAGGATACTACACCTTATCTATTAATGAAAGAAACTTCAGGATTTATTTAAAACCAGGTTTTCAAATCGATATAAAAATTGGGAATTCAATTGAGTTTAAGGGGGAAGGTTCAATTGAAAACAGCTACTTAATCGCAAACAACGTTCTGGTTGATAAACTTAAAGAGGTTGACAATTACAAATACTACGCAAAACGGAAGGAAGAACCATTTTTACTTCTAATGGATTCCATATTTCAAACCAGGCTTAATTTGCTAAATGAAATTGAAAACAAGGTTTGCCATGAATTTGAATATCTCGAAAAAAGTAAATTGAAATATGAATATCAACGAAAAAAAGCACTATATGAAACTGGAAGACAAATTGTTGTAGGAGACAATGATTTTACAGTATCAGAAAACTACTATGCCAATTTGTTTAAAGATATTAATGTAAATGATAGTATCCTAATAAATGTAAATGATTACATACGTTTTGTTAGCTCCTATTTATGGCAAGAGACCAATAGTATTGTTGGCGACAATGACTCGATTGATTTTTATCTTACCTATATGCATGTGCTTAATAAAAAAATAGAGGCAAAGAACCTTAAAGAAAGACTGTCGTACGATGTGGGGAGTATTAAATTGGCAAGGACAAAAGCATTAGACCCGGTTTATGAGCTGGTGCTACAAAATCTTTCAAACGAGAAGTATTTAAAAAGGGTTCAAACACAATACAATACATTAAAGCGGATTGAAAAAGGTGCGATGTCGCCCGATTTTCAATTTGAAGATGTACATGGAAATATGGTTGAATTAAAAGATTTACGGGGGAAGATTGTATATATCGACATTTGGTCGACAGGTTGTGGACCTTGTATGGCTGAAATACCCTACCAGAAGAGGTTAGAGGAATATTGCAAAGGGAAAAACATTTATTTGGTTGGGATTAATATTTTGGATGATGCAGAACATTGGAAGAAAACTGTTACTGAAAAAAAACTTGGTGGGATACAGCTACATACCTCTGACGAACGGGATAAATTTTTTACAGATTATGTAGTACGAGGAATTCCACGGTATATTTTGGTTGATGAAAACGGAAGAATAATTGATTCTAGTGCAAAAAGACCCTCAGATGAAAAGTTAATCGAGCAACTGGACAAAATCATGTAA
- a CDS encoding arylsulfatase: MKNLLYVLVALIFAGCSSNTEEKKEEKKPNIIIIMADDLGYSDIGCYGGEINTPNLDGLAAGGVRFTQFHNAARCCPTRASLLTGKYPHQVGLDRNGQTLSRNAATIAEVLKTNGYHTGMAGKWHLSRTKALPDKEEQLLWLSHRKDTGIFAPPESYPSNRGFEEHWGVIWGVVDYYDPFSLVHNEKEIKNVPDDFYITDFITDKSIEMVDSYSKDDKPFFLYVAHTAPHWPLHALPEDIKKYKGVYDEGWDKLRENRYKGLIEQGIVDPAIAPLAPNESGKLWTDCENKAWEARHMEAHAAMVDRLDQGIGRLIQKLKETGEYDNTVILFLADNGASPERGYQPGFDRPGHNREGKEIDYNTFERPGSELTWGYLGVAWAGAINAPFRYWKKESFEGGNCTPFIVHWPTGLKGKENTINQGVGHVIDILPTCLELAEAEYPSMINNLETSQIEGKSILPLLKGEISTTHDTLFWEHEGGRALRIGDWKISALSGGEWELFNMAADRTENNNLAKEMPEKVNEMEAVWQKEYQRIFPAKN, from the coding sequence ATGAAAAATTTGCTGTATGTTTTGGTTGCGTTGATTTTTGCAGGTTGCAGCTCAAACACAGAAGAAAAAAAAGAGGAGAAAAAGCCAAATATTATCATCATTATGGCCGACGATCTGGGCTATTCTGATATTGGTTGTTATGGCGGCGAGATAAACACTCCAAACCTCGACGGGCTGGCAGCCGGAGGTGTCCGGTTTACACAATTTCATAACGCGGCACGGTGTTGTCCTACACGCGCATCCCTGTTGACCGGCAAATATCCTCATCAGGTTGGACTTGACAGAAACGGACAAACGCTTTCACGAAATGCAGCAACTATTGCTGAAGTATTAAAAACAAACGGTTACCATACCGGAATGGCCGGGAAATGGCACCTCTCGCGAACCAAAGCTCTGCCCGACAAGGAAGAACAGTTGTTGTGGCTTTCCCATCGAAAAGACACAGGCATTTTTGCTCCCCCGGAATCCTACCCGAGTAATCGCGGCTTTGAAGAACACTGGGGGGTAATTTGGGGAGTAGTTGATTATTACGATCCCTTTAGCCTGGTTCATAACGAAAAAGAAATAAAAAATGTCCCCGACGACTTTTATATCACCGATTTTATTACCGACAAAAGTATTGAGATGGTTGATTCGTACAGTAAAGACGATAAACCTTTCTTTTTGTATGTTGCACACACTGCACCACACTGGCCCTTGCATGCTTTGCCTGAAGATATTAAAAAATATAAAGGGGTATATGACGAAGGCTGGGACAAACTCCGTGAAAACCGATACAAAGGATTAATTGAACAGGGAATAGTTGATCCGGCAATTGCTCCGCTGGCCCCAAACGAATCGGGGAAGTTGTGGACTGATTGTGAAAATAAAGCCTGGGAAGCCAGACACATGGAAGCACATGCTGCTATGGTTGATCGATTGGACCAGGGAATCGGACGGCTAATTCAAAAGCTGAAAGAAACCGGGGAATACGACAATACAGTTATTCTTTTCCTTGCCGACAACGGAGCTTCGCCCGAGCGGGGTTACCAACCCGGTTTCGACCGCCCCGGACACAACCGTGAAGGCAAAGAAATAGATTACAATACCTTTGAACGGCCGGGATCTGAACTTACCTGGGGTTATCTGGGTGTGGCATGGGCCGGAGCTATCAACGCCCCTTTTCGTTACTGGAAAAAAGAATCGTTTGAAGGCGGAAACTGCACTCCGTTTATTGTACACTGGCCGACCGGGCTAAAAGGAAAAGAAAATACCATCAATCAGGGAGTCGGGCATGTTATCGATATTTTGCCCACCTGTCTGGAACTGGCTGAGGCTGAATATCCCTCTATGATAAATAATTTGGAAACTTCGCAGATAGAAGGAAAATCAATCCTCCCTCTTTTAAAAGGAGAAATTTCAACAACTCACGATACACTTTTCTGGGAGCATGAAGGCGGACGGGCCTTGCGTATTGGCGACTGGAAAATTTCGGCATTAAGCGGTGGTGAATGGGAGTTGTTTAACATGGCAGCAGATCGCACGGAAAACAACAATCTGGCTAAAGAAATGCCGGAAAAAGTGAATGAAATGGAAGCAGTCTGGCAAAAGGAATATCAACGGATCTTTCCTGCAAAAAACTAA
- a CDS encoding sulfatase: MIAARLFFYVSAISICFVSCQPEKEEQPNVLFIAVDDLRTELGCYGNTQIKSPNIDKLASEGLAFNRAYCQQPICMASRASLMSGLRPDTLQIYNCLSLEEDAPGILTIDQHFENNGYKIWAAGKIYHHGTDYEVQFGDAYHTVKTEQIGRGYLSEDAIKIVKEYEEWYQKNRNQSGGGRGPAFEWPDVPDNAYEDGKMTDMAIKKLADFKSADGPFFMAVGYKKPHLPFNAPKKYWELYDAGEIDAADNPYHPENVSRFFNYNFGELRNYSGIPKGATAFNDTLNKTLKHGYYACISYIDAQIGRLLDGLKENGLEKNTIVILWGDHGWKLGEHGMWCKHTQFHIDNHVPLLLKVPGQTAAKTDALVEFVDIFPSLCELAGLEKPGHLQGTSFAPLVQTPDKKWKEAALSYWPVSNRTDPEKVVMGYTVQTDRYRYTEWIRKSTGELLARDLFDHHTDPQENNSIANDPENEELMQNLSRLLNKGKGWKGITTRLKEKS; this comes from the coding sequence ATGATAGCCGCAAGATTATTCTTTTATGTATCTGCCATCTCAATATGTTTTGTATCATGCCAGCCGGAAAAGGAAGAACAACCGAATGTCCTTTTTATAGCAGTTGATGACTTGCGTACTGAGTTGGGGTGCTACGGAAACACGCAAATAAAAAGTCCGAACATTGATAAACTTGCATCTGAAGGACTGGCATTCAATCGTGCGTATTGCCAGCAACCTATTTGTATGGCATCAAGAGCAAGTTTAATGTCGGGACTAAGACCGGACACCTTGCAAATATACAATTGTCTTTCGTTGGAAGAGGATGCGCCTGGAATTCTGACCATTGATCAGCATTTTGAGAACAACGGTTATAAAATATGGGCAGCGGGAAAAATTTATCATCACGGAACAGATTATGAAGTACAATTTGGCGACGCATATCATACAGTAAAAACGGAGCAAATTGGAAGGGGCTATCTGTCAGAGGATGCCATAAAAATTGTGAAAGAATACGAAGAGTGGTATCAAAAAAACCGAAATCAGTCAGGTGGCGGGCGCGGTCCGGCATTTGAGTGGCCCGACGTCCCCGACAACGCTTATGAAGATGGAAAAATGACAGACATGGCTATTAAAAAGCTGGCGGATTTTAAATCTGCTGATGGACCTTTTTTTATGGCGGTGGGCTACAAAAAACCACATTTACCATTTAACGCTCCAAAAAAATACTGGGAGTTGTACGATGCCGGTGAAATTGACGCGGCAGATAACCCTTATCATCCTGAAAATGTAAGCCGTTTTTTCAACTATAATTTTGGAGAATTGAGAAATTATTCCGGGATTCCCAAAGGCGCAACGGCTTTTAACGATACGCTCAATAAAACGCTAAAACATGGTTATTATGCCTGCATTTCATACATCGATGCGCAAATCGGGCGTTTGCTTGATGGCCTGAAAGAAAATGGATTGGAAAAAAACACAATTGTCATTCTGTGGGGAGATCATGGCTGGAAGCTGGGCGAACACGGAATGTGGTGCAAACACACCCAGTTTCATATCGACAATCATGTGCCACTGCTTTTAAAAGTTCCCGGGCAAACTGCAGCAAAAACAGATGCATTGGTAGAATTTGTAGATATTTTTCCGTCGTTGTGTGAATTGGCTGGTTTGGAAAAACCCGGCCATCTCCAGGGAACAAGTTTTGCCCCTCTGGTTCAAACGCCGGACAAAAAATGGAAAGAAGCTGCACTAAGCTACTGGCCTGTAAGTAACAGAACCGATCCAGAAAAAGTGGTAATGGGCTACACTGTACAAACCGATCGTTACCGATACACCGAGTGGATCAGGAAAAGTACAGGCGAACTTCTGGCCCGCGATTTATTCGACCATCATACTGACCCTCAGGAAAATAACAGCATTGCAAATGATCCGGAAAATGAGGAATTAATGCAAAATCTGAGCAGGCTGCTAAATAAAGGAAAAGGCTGGAAGGGTATTACTACCAGGCTAAAGGAAAAGTCATAG
- a CDS encoding IS3 family transposase — protein MYPLVSKAVLCELFGFTRQAWYDNRKRQSGYQMEEVFILRQVKDLRKEHKRMGTEKLHRLIAPTLQKHNIKYGRDKFYILLREHGLLVRRRRRRPKTTNSKHFFRKYPNLVRDIEIMSSGRLWVSDITYIRTEKGFVYLSLVTDAYSRKIVGWCLWPDLTSEGALNALKMAISGEGVKQNLIHHSDRGIQYCCTDYVNYLQGSNINISMTENGDPYENAIAERVNGILKNEYDLNETYPDYHAALEATKVAVYKYNNKRPHRSVDFMLPVDAHKESGSLKKHWKKREFNTTGKEATEYKPATKTSDKK, from the coding sequence ATGTATCCTTTGGTTTCCAAGGCGGTACTATGCGAACTGTTTGGGTTTACCCGCCAGGCCTGGTACGACAATAGGAAACGTCAATCCGGGTACCAGATGGAGGAAGTTTTTATATTAAGACAGGTAAAAGATTTGCGTAAAGAGCACAAGCGGATGGGGACAGAGAAGCTCCACCGGCTGATTGCGCCGACCCTTCAGAAACATAATATTAAATATGGAAGGGACAAGTTTTATATCCTGCTGCGGGAACATGGCCTGTTGGTCAGGCGGCGCAGGCGCAGGCCTAAAACAACCAATTCGAAGCATTTTTTCCGCAAGTATCCCAACCTGGTAAGGGATATTGAGATAATGAGTTCCGGGCGTTTATGGGTTAGCGACATAACCTACATTCGCACTGAAAAAGGTTTTGTTTACCTCTCGCTTGTTACCGATGCATATTCCAGAAAAATTGTTGGCTGGTGCCTCTGGCCCGACCTCACCAGCGAAGGGGCTTTAAATGCTCTAAAGATGGCCATTTCAGGGGAAGGGGTGAAGCAGAACCTTATCCACCATTCCGACCGCGGCATCCAGTATTGCTGCACCGACTATGTGAACTACCTGCAAGGTTCAAATATCAATATTTCGATGACAGAAAACGGCGACCCCTATGAAAACGCTATAGCCGAGCGGGTTAATGGTATTTTAAAGAATGAATATGATTTAAACGAAACTTACCCGGATTATCATGCAGCCCTGGAAGCAACAAAGGTTGCGGTTTACAAATACAACAACAAACGTCCGCACCGCAGCGTGGATTTTATGCTTCCGGTGGATGCACACAAGGAATCGGGATCACTTAAAAAGCACTGGAAAAAGCGGGAATTTAATACGACGGGAAAAGAAGCAACAGAATACAAACCTGCAACAAAAACCAGCGATAAAAAATGA